One Lysinibacillus fusiformis genomic window carries:
- a CDS encoding transposase, translating into MDRQRVYFSLANKTYYTNPYEGQWNFELNVDRQALDVFEKIFQQMQLLEISNAWRAQLPYIPYHLDQENDAIDLRLKKIYALVHEYGDEDTKAFVEQLPYFNRRV; encoded by the coding sequence ATGGATCGTCAACGCGTATACTTTTCACTTGCCAATAAAACGTATTATACCAATCCATATGAAGGCCAATGGAATTTTGAACTCAATGTAGATCGACAAGCATTAGATGTTTTTGAAAAAATCTTTCAGCAAATGCAGCTACTAGAAATTTCAAATGCATGGCGTGCGCAATTACCTTATATACCATATCATTTAGATCAGGAAAATGATGCCATCGATTTACGTTTAAAAAAAATCTATGCCCTTGTGCATGAATATGGGGACGAAGATACAAAAGCATTCGTAGAACAGCTGCCATATTTCAATAGACGAGTTTAA
- a CDS encoding NUDIX domain-containing protein — MFSFIDLNGYKVDLSFTRGEFEVEPKHVLVFLKHENKWLCTIHKRRGVEVPGGKLEPGETLEEAAVREVFEETGVHVKNLKWFAEYAVHDEVLFCKTVFTARFAGQEEIDFDLETSGMIWLTDDEFANHSNLSFHMKDEGMQKMLEEVKRYDNKW, encoded by the coding sequence GTGTTCTCATTTATTGATTTAAATGGCTACAAAGTAGATTTAAGTTTCACAAGAGGTGAGTTTGAGGTGGAACCTAAACATGTGCTCGTCTTTTTAAAACATGAAAATAAGTGGTTATGTACCATTCATAAACGTCGTGGGGTGGAAGTTCCAGGTGGAAAGTTAGAACCAGGCGAAACATTAGAAGAAGCGGCTGTACGTGAAGTTTTTGAGGAGACAGGTGTACATGTGAAAAATCTTAAATGGTTTGCAGAATATGCTGTTCATGATGAAGTATTATTTTGTAAAACGGTCTTTACTGCGCGATTTGCAGGTCAGGAGGAAATTGACTTTGATTTAGAAACATCAGGTATGATTTGGCTGACTGATGACGAATTTGCAAATCATTCAAACTTAAGCTTTCATATGAAAGATGAGGGCATGCAAAAAATGCTAGAGGAAGTGAAACGTTATGACAACAAATGGTGA